The following proteins come from a genomic window of Nicotiana tomentosiformis chromosome 12, ASM39032v3, whole genome shotgun sequence:
- the LOC117273621 gene encoding uncharacterized protein, whose translation MKIKILSWNMWGLNDGEKRRLIKTVLNEWRCDVVVLQETKIEGDISRVARHLWGSRWVDFVNLEVIGTSGGILIMWDKRLLEGELIISGSQSISCRLTAIGQDFSWFITGIYASNSRIERQDLWWELAASRGLCNGPWVVCRDFNTTRHSNERSNNHRLTRAMRNFSDAINDLPKPSYFKFANWWLEVDGFKDLVKAWWLSFAVQGHPDFILATKLKLLKAKLKEWNAANFGDLAKKKTELLNQLTILDVLQEQRNLTDDELIQKANIALDFEEISKYEESSWRQKSRILWLKQGDK comes from the exons ATGAAGATCAAGATATTGTCATGGAACATGTGGGGATTGAATGATGGGGAGAAAAGGAGACTTATTAAAACTGTTCTTAATGAATGGAGATGTGATGTAGTAGTTCTTCAAGAAACAAAGATAGAAGGTGATATATCTCGTGTTGCCAGACATTTATGGGGGAGTAGATGGGTGGATTTTGTCAATCTTGAAGTCATTGGTACTAGTGGGGGAATTCTTATCATGTGGGATAAAAGGCTATTAGAAGGGGAGTTGATTATTTCTGGAAGTCAGAGTATCTCTTGTAGATTGACTGCAATAGGCCAAGATTTCTCATGGTTCATCACAGGGATATATGCCTCAAATTCCAGAATTGAGAGGCAAGACTTATGGTGGGAGTTGGCAGCCTCAAGAGGACTTTGTAATGGGCCATGGGTGGTCTGTAGGGATTTCAACACAACCAGACACTCAAATGAAAGAAGCAACAATCATCGTCTCACCAGAGCTATGAGAAATTTCTCTGACGCAATCAATGATCTACC GAAACCATCATACTTTAAATTTGCAAATTGGTGGTTGGAGGTTGATGGCTTCAAAGATCTGGTTAAAGCTTGGTGGCTATCTTTTGCAGTACAGGGACACCCAGACTTTATTTTAGCAACAAAGCTGAAACTCCTAAAAGCTAAACTAAAAGAGTGGAATGCTGCTAACTTTGGGGATCTAGCAAAAAAGAAGACAGAGCTTTTGAACCAACTAACCATTCTTGATGTTTTGCAGGAACAAAGAAATCTCACTGATGATGAATTGATACAAAAAGCCAACATTGCTTTGGATTTTGAGgaaatatccaaatatgaagaatCCTCCTGGAggcaaaaatctagaattctatGGTTAAAGCAGGGTGATAAGTAA
- the LOC104121162 gene encoding putative pentatricopeptide repeat-containing protein At2g02150, protein MESITEALLLYLYAHAMLIFVRGLFRKSQHHLLASPTSSSATTTPVIPFPQNLFFFVNSYLFLFRYSFSTNNTITFSDADSIEKFIREEKWDDFRIVRLFDSALAPIWIPKILLALKQEPRLVFKFFKWAKTQTAFVHTAESYCIVAHILFCSRMYSDTLDVLKELVTLSDAKKVLPCSHVLDVLWSTRNTCVPGYGVFDALFSVLIELGLLKEASECFSRMTSFRVLPKARSCNYLLHRLSMLGHKSSCLKFFEDMIESGIVPTVYTYNIMIGYLCKDGDLNAAKRLFTQMKDIGIDPDIITYNSLIDGIGKHGELDDMVSLYEEMKKVGCFPDVVTYNTLINCFCRSERMVLAFKYLHEMKKSGLKPNVVTYSTFIDVFAKEGMLQGAIKFFVDMRRVGLAPNEFTYTSLIDAHFKARKVDEALKLVKEMLEVGVKLNVVTYTTLVDGLSKEGKIKEAEEVFMVMLKDGIIPNLEVYTALIHGYIKSKRLVDAMNILEQMKENNIRPDTLLYGIVLWSFCSDEKFEEAKDLFDKMKGLGIEANYVIYTILADAYFKAGKPVEAQTLLNEMKERDISPTVVTYSALIDGLCRLGFVHEAMDHFHSMPKMGLHPNIVVYTALIHGLCRNKCLEVAEKLFDEMLGKGILPDKIVYTSLIDGNLKQGNIQDALGLRRRMTESGLELDLHAYTALICGLSKNGQVPQARIFFDEMIDKGVKPDEVVYSCLIRKYQEIGNLEEVLVLQSEMMKRGLTSVTSSRLCSS, encoded by the coding sequence ATGGAGTCAATTACTGAAGCTCTACTGTTGTATTTGTATGCTCACGCCATGTTAATTTTTGTTCGCGGCCTATTCAGAAAGTCTCAGCACCATTTGTTAGCTTCTCCTACTTCATCATCTGCTACTACTACTCCCGTTATTCCATTCCCGCAAAACTTGTTCTTCTTTGTCAACAGTTACCTTTTCTTATTCAGATACTCATTTTCCACAAATAATACTATTACTTTTAGTGATGCCGACTCTATAGAGAAATTCATACGGGAAGAGAAATGGGATGATTTTAGGATTGTGAGACTCTTTGACTCCGCTTTAGCTCCTATTTGGATCCCCAAAATCCTTTTGGCATTGAAACAAGAACCAAGGTTAGTTTTCAAGTTTTTCAAGTGGGCCAAAACGCAGACTGCTTTTGTTCATACTGCCGAGAGTTATTGTATTGTAGCTCACATTTTGTTCTGTTCTAGAATGTATAGTGATACACTTGATGTTCTAAAAGAGCTGGTCACTTTAAGTGATGCTAAAAAGGTGTTGCCTTGTTCCCATGTACTTGATGTTCTTTGGTCAACGAGGAACACTTGTGTGCCGGGGTATGGGGTGTTTGATGCATTATTTAGTGTTCTAATTGAGTTAGGGTTGCTTAAGGAGGCTAGTGAGTGCTTTTCAAGGATGACAAGTTTTAGAGTTCTTCCCAAAGCACGGTCTTGTAATTATCTTTTGCACAGACTCTCAATGTTAGGCCATAAAAGCTCATGCTTGAAGTTCTTTGAGGATATGATTGAGTCTGGAATTGTTCCAACAGTGTACACCTACAATATAATGATTGGCTATTTATGTAAGGATGGGGACCTGAATGCTGCAAAAAGGTTATTCACTCAGATGAAGGATATTGGCATTGATCCAGATATAATTACATACAATTCTCTCATTGATGGAATTGGTAAGCATGGGGAGCTAGACGATATGGTTTCTCTATACGAAGAAATGAAGAAAGTCGGATGTTTTCCTGATGTAGTAACATATAATACACTGATCAATTGTTTTTGTCGATCTGAAAGGATGGTATTAGCATTTAAGTATCTGCATGAGATGAAGAAAAGTGGCTTGAAGCCCAATGTGGTTACTTATAGCACATTTATCGATGTTTTTGCCAAAGAAGGGATGTTACAAGGAGCTATCAAGTTCTTTGTTGACATGAGGCGGGTTGGTCTTGCTCCTAATGAATTTACTTATACTTCGTTGATTGATGCACATTTTAAAGCTCGTAAAGTTGATGAAGCTTTGAAACTTGTTAAAGAGATGCTAGAGGTAGGAGTTAAGTTAAATGTTGTGACCTACACGACATTGGTTGATGGTCTTTCTAAAGAAGGGAAAATCAAGGAAGCTGAAGAAGTTTTTATGGTCATGCTGAAGGATGGGATTATCCCAAATTTAGAAGTCTATACTGCTCTCATCCATGGGTATATCAAATCAAAAAGGCTAGTGGATGCTATGAATATTTTGGagcaaatgaaagaaaataatatcagaCCAGACACATTACTCTATGGAATAGTTTTATGGAGTTTCTGCTCTGATGAGAAGTTTGAAGAAGCCAAGGATTTATTTGATAAAATGAAGGGACTTGGAATAGAAGCAAACTATGTCATATACACAATACTTGCTGATGCTTACTTTAAGGCGGGAAAACCCGTAGAAGCACAAACTCTGCTAAATGAAATGAAGGAAAGAGATATTTCCCCTACTGTTGTGACGTATTCTGCATTAATTGATGGCTTGTGTCGGTTGGGATTTGTCCACGAAGCAATGGACCATTTCCATTCAATGCCAAAAATGGGTTTGCATCCTAATATTGTGGTCTATACAGCTCTTATTCATGGCCTCTGTAGAAATAAATGTCTAGAGGTGGCAGAAAAgctgtttgatgaaatgcttggCAAAGGTATACTTCCAGATAAAATAGTTTATACATCCTTGATAGATGGAAACCTAAAGCAGGGAAATATTCAAGATGCTTTAGGTTTGCGAAGGAGAATGACCGAAAGTGGTTTGGAGCTTGACCTTCATGCCTACACTGCTTTGATTTGTGGGCTTTCGAAAAATGGCCAGGTGCCTCAGGCAAGAATTTTTTTTGATGAGATGATTGACAAGGGCGTTAAACCTGATGAGGTTGTATATTCATGTCTTATAAGAAAATATCAAGAGATCGGTAATCTAGAAGAAGTTCTTGTGTTGCAAAGTGAAATGATGAAAAGAGGACTTACGTCGGTTACAAGTAGTCGACTATGCAGTTCATAA